The window CTGGTCAGCTCGTCGAACAGCTCACGGTCCTCATCGGTCACTTGCTTGCGATAGCGACGCTTCAATCGTTCGGTCGCCAGCTGGATCGGGGTCAAGGGGTTCTTGATTTCATGCGCGATCCGGCGCGCGACATCGGACCATGCGGCCTGTCGCTGGTCGAGGAGCTGGCGGGTGATATCCTCGAATGTGATCACATGCCCGCCGCCGCTGCCCGGCGCGATCTTGACCGCGAGCGTCAGCAATTCGGTGCCCTTCGCATGGGTCACGATTCCGCGCTCCTTACCCTCGCCAAGAATGCGGGCAAGTTCGGGAGCCAGCGTGTGAAGCGACTGGCCAGTCAACGCTCCCGGCAATCCCTCATGCGCGAGCATCGCCTGCGCCGAAGAATTCACGAGCGTCACCTGCGCTTGTGGATCGACCGAAACGACGCCTGCTGTCACGCTTTCGAGAACAGCCTCGGTAAATGCGCGGCGATCATCGATCTGGCGGTTGGCGCTGACCAGCGCCTGCGTCTGCTTGTCAAGCTGCGCGGTCATGCGGTTGAATGCGCGGTTGAGCAACCCGATCTCGTCCGCGCCGGTCCGCCCCTCCAGACGCAGCGCGAAATTGCCCTGCCCCACCTTGCGCGCCGCCGCGACCAGATTGGTCAAGGGCTCGACCTGCCGGTCGGCGAACCGCAAGGCGAACCAGATCGCAAGACCCACCAACAGCAGGCTTACCGCGACCAGCGCAATATTGAAGCGCAGCTGCAAGGTCCGCGCGCTGCCGGTCAAACGATCATAGGCGGTGACGATCGACTGCGCGCGCGACCACGAATTGAACATCGTTTCTTCGGTGGTGCGCGCATTGTAGAGATAGACGCCCGATTGCGCGTCGATCGGGACAAGCGCCTCGATTCGTTCCGGGCTGCCCACCACCACCGCCAATTCGCCGCGATCGAGCTTCGGCAGCGCGCTGCGGCTGAATTCCAGCGGACTGTTGCCCTTGGTGAGATTGAGCGTGGCGGCCGTGCGGAATGAACCATCATCCATCCGCTGCAACACCGCGCTTTCCGAAATTTCGCGGCCCTGCGCCTGATAGGCATAGAAATCGGGGAAATCGGGATCGGTGATCGGCACACGGGCAAGGATTGCGCGCATGTCGGTCGCCATGATGATCGAGTTCTGCTCGACGTTGCGCTGGTTGGCGTCGTAGTAATTCTGCGCGAGCGCATTCGCGTTCTGCATCAGTCCGCGCGACTCGTCCGAAAACCAGAAATCGACCCCGGTCTGGAACAGGAATGCGGCAAAACCTGCCACCAGCAGCGTGGGGAGCGCGGCCACCATCGAGAAGAAGAACACCAGGCGCACATGAAGCCGCGCGGTGCTGCCCGACGCGCGGCGCAATGCCAATCGTCGCCCCACGAGCACCAGCAGCGTCATTGCCGGCACCAGGATGGCCATCAGCAGGATCGAAACCCACATCGTCGGGAGCAGATCGTCAGGCGACCCCGAACCGCGGTAGGTCGACCATGTGGCACCGATCGCTGCCAGAAGCGCAAGGACGGCTACGCCTTCGAGCCACAGGAAGACATTGGCGCGCCGCGCTGCAACCATGAAACGCCGTAACCAGCGCGGCGGTTGCCGCGAGGTATGACGCAAGGTGCGGGTCGAGACATCGTCCATCGTTGCCGCTTTACAACAATGGTGTGGCACGAATGCAAGGACAATCCGACGCAAGCGGATTGTTGTGCGCCATCATGTGCGCGCGGCGCGCCGTTCAGCCCAGCGAAAAACGGTCGGGATCAAGCCCGAGTTCGCCGATCCGCTTGCGCAGGGTGTTGCGGTTGATCCCCAAAAGCTGTGCAGCACGCAGTTGGTTTCCGCCCGTACGGCCCAGAGCATGTTCGATCAAAGGCCGCTCGAAAGCGGCCAGCGCGCGGTGATAGAGCGCGCCCGCGGGCGGGTTTTCGGCAACAAGCCAACCGGCCAGTGCCGCGCCGAAACCGGTTTGACAGTCGCCTTGCCGCGATGTCGCCGGGGTCAGTTCG is drawn from Erythrobacter neustonensis and contains these coding sequences:
- a CDS encoding ATP-binding protein, yielding MDDVSTRTLRHTSRQPPRWLRRFMVAARRANVFLWLEGVAVLALLAAIGATWSTYRGSGSPDDLLPTMWVSILLMAILVPAMTLLVLVGRRLALRRASGSTARLHVRLVFFFSMVAALPTLLVAGFAAFLFQTGVDFWFSDESRGLMQNANALAQNYYDANQRNVEQNSIIMATDMRAILARVPITDPDFPDFYAYQAQGREISESAVLQRMDDGSFRTAATLNLTKGNSPLEFSRSALPKLDRGELAVVVGSPERIEALVPIDAQSGVYLYNARTTEETMFNSWSRAQSIVTAYDRLTGSARTLQLRFNIALVAVSLLLVGLAIWFALRFADRQVEPLTNLVAAARKVGQGNFALRLEGRTGADEIGLLNRAFNRMTAQLDKQTQALVSANRQIDDRRAFTEAVLESVTAGVVSVDPQAQVTLVNSSAQAMLAHEGLPGALTGQSLHTLAPELARILGEGKERGIVTHAKGTELLTLAVKIAPGSGGGHVITFEDITRQLLDQRQAAWSDVARRIAHEIKNPLTPIQLATERLKRRYRKQVTDEDRELFDELTSTIVRQVGGLRTMVDEFSSFARLPTPVFRDEDALDLVRQAVFLQEVAHAGIAFSVASSELVDREIRCDRHQFGQAMTNVLKNAVEAVEARATGEAGFAGQIAVAMRDAGESIVVTIDDNGIGLPANPERLTQPYVTTREKGTGLGLAIVNKIVDEHGGDMSFAGTPGGGTRVTLRFARNPAPVEGGPA